GGCGACAGGCGCGAGCAGGCCAAGCAGAAGGTGGGTCTCCCCCGCGGCTCGGGTTGGAGTTGAAAATGCAGGTTTGTGAGTTAGCTGAGGGAGGGGGAACGGGCGTTTGACGGAGGATCGGTCGCTTTACGCTGCGTGAACTGGAAAACTCCCCTCGTGGGCTGTTAAAGGCCTCGGGGCGGGTGCCCCAGGCCGCGCTCGGCGCCGCGTTCCTCTGCGGAGGCGCCTGCAGCTCGCTGGAGAGGAGCCGGGCGAACCCTGCCAGGCAGCCGCCGCTTCTGTCTCCCGCAGCCGGTGGGCAAAGCCTTTGCCATGGTGGCCAACCGATCCAGCAACGGGCACTCCCTGGCCTCCGAGTGCATCAAATCCAACGACGGCGACGAGGAGATCATCAAGGTACGGTGCCTGGCTCCCCGGCTTTGTTGCAAAACGATCTTGTGTAATAATTGGGGCTGGAAGAAAGGTTTTGGCTGAAGCTACGCCAGCAGAAAGCTCCCCGGGGGGGCTCCTGATGGCACGGGCAGGACTTTGCGGTGCTGCGGGCTGGCAGCACCAGCCTGGGCTTccgcggcgccgggaggaggcagcgggggccctgcggggtgggggggtcccacgGAGGAGGAGCAGCTTCCAATCTCACCAGGGAGGGTTTGCTGCGGAGGGAGCCCTGCGGGGGACGGCGCTCGGGCCGCGGTGGGCCGGCGGGAGCCGGACGCTCTGACCCGCGGCCGCCGTCTCTCCCGGCAGGTTTATCTCAAGGCGCGGGCCGAGGGTGGCGGGAACCACGAGGAGCACGTGAACCAGCTGAAAAGCGAAGTTCGTTACATCCAAGAGGTAGTTAACGTCCGCGAGGGGCCCGGCTTGCGCTGCCTGAACCCGCGGGGGCttgcggccggggccgggcgcgctCAGCTCCCCCGCGCCGCGCTGGCCAACCCGCGGCGGAGCTGCGCTCCCCACTTTGTTGACTTGCCTGTGCAGGGCAGTAGTCTAATCAAGCACCATAAATTAATTCAGCCTGACTAATTGCTCTGCTCTATGGACTGAATTTGAAGAGAATTGCGCGATGACTTTCCCCCAAGgctgtcccctgcctgcctgggcGCGGCACAACCGGAGCCTCTTGTTAAAAGGCAGTTTCTTTGGTATGTCTCATCTCCCAGAGTAAACTGGATGATGAGGCTGGCGGGAGATTAAccctttcctctgctcctggTGGGGATGTTATTTCTGGAGAGCTGGTTGCAAGGCACGGAAGCGGCTGCGTGCATGTTCTGGGCTGGGCAGCTTGgctaaaaaaaaagagaaaaggggaaaaaaaatatttaaatttgggTTTGCTCTCACGGGGGAGTTTCTGTGCTGGGTGCTGGCCCCAGGGAGCAGCGATGGGCAGATCTGGCAGGGCAGCCTCCAGATCTTTTACATCCTCCTTCTGACTCCTCTGCCAAAATGCatgtttttccccccaaaaaaagaaaagagcctGTTCCTGCTGCCTCCCGCCTGCTGCGGGGTGGTGCTCACCCAGACCTCATCTCGCAGCCACCTGCCTGCTGCAGATTTTGTGCCTGATCCTTCCCGCTCCCGGGGCTTCGACTTCAGCTCTTCTGATCTGAGCTTCCCCGCAGCTGGGAGGGAAACAGGAGCCGGGTTTTAAAAGGCCTCTTAGCAGCAGTTGGGCGGGACTTAGACCTTGTCTGGCCGCAAAGGCTGGACTGCGTAGCCCTGTCGGGAGAGCTGAAGCAGCCTCACTGTGCAGCACGACTTAATCCTGCCTGTGAAAAGCAGAGAATGCTCTGAAGCAGGCAGTCACCGTGGCTGTCCCAGTCTGTCCGCACCCAGGAGGTGGTGTAAAAACCCCGGGGTGTCTTGATCCAGCTGGACCAAAGGCACGGCCGCTGTCCCCGGGAGCCGCGTgtccccctgctgctgcccggTCCCGGCAGGCTGCTTCCCCCCGGCGCCTCGGGCATCCAAAATCCAGGGGTAGGGACGAAGCCGCGCTGTTCGTGCTCTGAGAAAGCTTTTCTTTGGAAAGCGTTGGGGCAGCGTTTGCTGTAAAAGCCTGTAAATCATTCCTCTGGCTCACTTGCTCTGACTAATTCGAGTAGCTGCAAGTCAAGACTGTACTTGTCGGCGTCCCGCGGCGCGGCAgagagggagctgggagctgcaggggtctTCCCAGCACTTCAAAGGTGAACTTGGTGACTAATGCATGAAAAATCAGAAGCATCTCCAGATTGtcgtgctttttaaaaaaaaaaaacccaacaattttttgtttttccttcccatgAGCCGGGGACTTGCAGAGGCTGCTTGCAGGCAGGGCGTAGCGATGCCGGCGGGTCGGGCTGGCGGAGGAGCCCTCGGCTGCGCGTCGGCGCGGGGCAGCGCAGCGGCCGCTGTGCCCCCCTTTGGTTTCTGCGGGGCTGGGCGACCCTGTCCGTGCAGATCAAGCTAAATTGATTTGCCTTTGCCAGGCTAGAAGTTCTTTGAAGAAGCTGCGGGAAGACTTAAGTAGTAAACTTGAGAACAGACAAGGAGATAAACAGCACGCACAGGTAACGGGAGCATTTCTCGGGCGTTAAATGACGTTGACTGATTAAAAAGATGTCATCTGCGGGTCCGGAAAATGATAGAAAAGGGGCCTTAGAGATGGAGGCGCTTGTGGCGAGCGAAGGCCACGCTGGCACTCGACAGGCAAAATGCGAAAGCCCCGCAAGCTCGTAGCGAGGAAGCAGTGAGCGAAGGCGCTGGCTGGCCAAACGCCCTCTTGCATGTTCCTTTGCAACAAGCCCTGGgcccgcggcgccgccccggagctgcctgcctgcatgGCCCCGCGCTGCCGTGCCGCccgccctgcagccccctccctctgccctttccTCGCGTAGGTCGTGCTGGAAAAGCAGAACGGGAGCTGGCTGCACCCCGAGAGGCTGCGCGCCGACTCCTGGGAGGACCAGGTACGGGGCTAAAGGGCGGGATTTCAGTGCTACGGAAAGAAATACCAGTTTTAGTTCCATCCCTTCCTCCCAGCAGGTCGCTTTGGACCCACTGAGCCCACGATCAAACCTCAGCCTTTTTGTCAGGGTCAGATCAGAAATGGAGGGAGCTCTACTAGAGCAACAAAAACCGTGCACAATGGGGTTTCAAACCTCTGCGCACGAGAGGGGTTTAGCAGAAGGGATAACAGGAATCTGAAGCTGGAAAACATTTCTCCAGCTCTTCGTCCTTCCCCTGGCAGGGGCAGACGCCCTGGGCTGGGGTTTGGGGCTGGGTCGCTGCGGTCCCGGTTCACGTTTCGGGTTGCCCACGCGCGGCTCGGGGTGGCACCCTGCAAACAGGGCTTGGGAGGCGACCAGAGACGCCGCGCGCGTTGTCTGGAGGGCTGGAAGCTGTCGCTCGAGTGTGGGAGGTGAGGACAGGGGCGCCGCGCCGGGTTTTTTCAAGCTGAGAAGCGACGTTGGCAGGTTTTGTCACCGGCTGCGCTGCCCACGCTGGGGCGGAGGGTCCTCCAGGACCTCCCGTGGCTCAGCctctcccgccccgtcccgtctccgcaggaggaggaggaggaggagtgcgCAGGGGAGGACGTGGAGAAGATCCGGCAGACAGCGAAGAGGCTGTTCACGAGGCTGCAGGAGGCTGAGAAGCGCCATCAGTTGGAGAAGAAAGCCTTTGAGGTGACTACGCTGCGCGCTTTTCTGCTGGGAAAGCGtcacttttcattttatttcggtggggtttttcttctttttggaagtctgaggagctgcaggggcacaCGGCTTCGGGCTGCCGGTGTCCAGCTTCTCCCTGCCGAGCAGCAGGCTCAGTGTGTGCCGCTAAAATACACCGGGGAGGCCAGGCCTGGCCAGCCCCAGCAAACGGCCTCCTGCTGGCCCAGGCGAGCCTGCAGCCGTCAGTGCCTTCCCCGTTAAAAATCCCGGCATGTAACAGCGGTGGCCGGCTCGGAGGGCCGTTCCCCCAAACCCTGCTGAGCCTTCCCGCCCGTAGCCGGGCACGGTGCGTCGGGGGGATGTTCTGTGGGGATCAGGGACCCCCGGCGGGTCGGGCAGGGACCAGGGGTCTCCCCTGGGGCTCGGGCTCCTCGTCCACGGGCTGTGGCCGTAGGGAGGGGTGAGCTGCCCGGTGGCTTCCGGCCCCTCCGTGCGGGTCTCCTCACCTGCCGAGCGGTGCCACGGTCGCTTCCCTCCCTGCCTCGGCCCCGGTGATTAATGGTCCCCTCCGGTTTGGTTTCCAGTGACTGCTCATGTCCCGGACGGGCTGGGCCTGCCCACGTCACCCCGCAGCTCCAAGCGCTGGTGGCAGTGGTGACATCCTGGCTGGTGTCCTGTCCCACAGCCCAAACTGGTCCCGGCCAGCCTGgggggttccccgcggcgcgacGGGGCGCAGTGTCCGCTGGGGAAGTGGCTTTGAGCGGCGACCGCTTCCTCCGGCGCGGTGCCCCGAGGACGTCTGTCCTCACGCCGAGGAAGCCGCATGGTTTGGTGGCGTTTTGGGGTCTTTGGTCAGCTGTGAGGCTGACGGCGGGCCCGGAGCCCGGGGGCGATTccgggggtggcggggagggGTGTGCCCGGGTGTCCTCGGTGTGTCTCGCTCCCCGAGCCCGCTCTCCAGCCACCGTGGGGACCCACGGGGACACCCTGGTCCCCCCTAGGCCGCTGATGCCAGCGTGGGGCTGGTGGCCCGGGAGGAGCCTGCGAGCAGCCCCAGAACACGCGTGGCCGAGACCGAACCTGCCTCTTGCGGCCGGGGAGCCGATCCTGCCGCAGTTTAAGCGCCGGCTCCTCTGAAGTGCTGTGAAGCCGGGAGCTGTCTGAAGCAGCCCGTGCTCTCCCGGACGCCCGGGTGCCTTCAGCAGAACCCGCTGCCGAGGCTCCGAGCGCAGAACCTGGCCGGGGAGGAGGGCCGGGGTGAAGCCGCCTCCGTCTCCTTTGCAGAGGACGGTCTCGCAGTACCAGGAGGAAGCGGAGCAGACGAGCTCTGCCCTGCGGAGAGCCGAGAGGAGCGTGGTGGAGAAGGAGGTGCAGGTGGACGAGCTGCAGAGACTCCTGGCAGGGATGGAGAAGGTACCGGCCCTGAGGCCacggcggcggggctgccgggATAAGCGGGGCTGCCTGGTCCAGCCCAGCGGGCCGGGAGCAGGGACGCCCAGTGGTGATGAGTTTGGCAGTGCTcagcgcagcccccgccgcgggtCTCGGACCCTACAGAGGGTTTGACTTCCCAGCCAGGTTTAACCTGACCGTGTCGGGCAAAGCCCGCTGCTGGGAACGGCTGCACATCGACTGGTGCTGATCTAGACTTGCATTTCTCAGGCCTAGAAGATCTGGTCTGTCCGTGTAAACTCCTCCAGGTATCCTGGAAATGAGGGCACAGTCTAGACAGCCGCCCGGTTCTTCTCGTGGGGGCATTCACACAACCTCCAGCCgtcattatatttattttttttagctgtgGTCTGCTCATAATACTATCGAGGTCATAAATCTAACAGTGCAGTCGGAGCGTGGAGCGATGTGGGGCTGCGCCCCGGCCCgagagcagggagggagaggggctggtgCCGTGCCCGTATCCCGGGGTGGAGGAGCGGGACGGCCGCCCTCGGTCATCTCTGCGGCTGCCcttgtccgtctgtctgtccctcGCATGTAAACCGACGGCTCGTGCCAACAAcccgcgggggggggctgcggggaccgTCCCGGCGCCCCGGGTGCTCGTCGTCCCCCGGCAGCACGTGTGGCGACTTGTTTCCGTGCGTGTGACTCGGGCTCTGGCTCTGCCGCAGGAGCACAGGAGTTTGCTGCTGAAGATGAAAGAAGGCGAAGCAGAGCTGGCGAGGCTGCGGAGCGTGGAAGGGGACAAGCTCGCCGAACAGGACCGGTGAGGCTCGGCCTCCGCCTCGGCTGCAGCCCCAGAGCAAGCCCACGCCGCTGGGTCGGGGTGTCAGCTCGCTGGGGCCTGACTGCACATTCCTGCGCAGGGCGTGCTCGCTCTCTGCCTTGCAAAACAGCGCCCTGCTCCCCGGAGCTGACTCATCTCCAAACACCTCCCGCACTTTGGCTTCGCTCCCAGAGCTCCGGAGCTCCGGAGCCGGGCGGCCCGGGGACCTctggcggccccgctgccggcggggAGCTGGGGCGGCCGCTCCTCCCGCCACGGCCGGTTCCTTCCCCCCAGCCGGGATCCTCCCGCTCCGGGGGCTAATTGGCGCTGCCGTGTTTCTGGAAGGCCTTGTTTGTGGCCTGACTCTTCCTGATGTTCCTGTGTCCCTGCAGTCTGCGGTTGCTCGGCTTTGTGGGTCCTGCTTGAATAGGTTTTGTCTCTGCCTCTCCTCGCCTCCTCTAGTCAAAATATTTCAGTCCTGCTCGGCTGTAGAGGAGACCTGGCTGCTCTGGGCTTAGCTGGGTGGGTGCTCCCTTCCTGGGAGGGCTCCTGGACTCCATCCTCCCCTTTTCCCAGGTCAGCCCAGCTGGAGAAGGAGGTGGCCATGCTGCGGGAGAAGATTCACCACCTGGACGACATGCTGAAAAGCCAGCAGCGCAAAGTCCGCCAGATGATCGAGCAGGTGAGAGGAACGGGGCTGAGGGCACTTTTACAAAATgagaaaggcggggggaaaaaaaaaaaaaagctgcttggaAGCAAAGAATTGCTGGTTTGTGGGAGCTGAATCCCTTTGCAAATCAAAGACAGCCCAGAGCCCTGTCCCACAGCGGGGACTGACCCCAGGTGACAGCCCAAAGGGCTGCGGCGCCAGCTGCCCCGGGCCAGGGAGGGGAGTGAAAGGGGTGTAAAAGGAGTGTAAAAGGAGTGTAAAAGGAGTGCTGTGTGCCCAGCTGGGCCTGCTGAA
The nucleotide sequence above comes from Athene noctua chromosome 29, bAthNoc1.hap1.1, whole genome shotgun sequence. Encoded proteins:
- the TUFT1 gene encoding tuftelin isoform X4, encoding MNGLQGWCAVLDVRPHGESPESVKVLRLTLPNDLPGDRREQAKQKPVGKAFAMVANRSSNGHSLASECIKSNDGDEEIIKVYLKARAEGGGNHEEHVNQLKSEVRYIQEVVLEKQNGSWLHPERLRADSWEDQEEEEECAGEDVEKIRQTAKRLFTRLQEAEKRHQLEKKAFERTVSQYQEEAEQTSSALRRAERSVVEKEVQVDELQRLLAGMEKEHRSLLLKMKEGEAELARLRSVEGDKLAEQDRSAQLEKEVAMLREKIHHLDDMLKSQQRKVRQMIEQLQNSKTVIQAKDAVIQELKERVAYLEAENLEMHDRIEHLIEKQVSRGGHSSRARSKSEYVSSKRLTGPKPLPLIRVVET
- the TUFT1 gene encoding tuftelin isoform X1; this encodes MNGLQGWCAVLDVRPHGESPESVKVLRLTLPNDLPGDRREQAKQKPVGKAFAMVANRSSNGHSLASECIKSNDGDEEIIKVYLKARAEGGGNHEEHVNQLKSEVRYIQEARSSLKKLREDLSSKLENRQGDKQHAQVVLEKQNGSWLHPERLRADSWEDQEEEEEECAGEDVEKIRQTAKRLFTRLQEAEKRHQLEKKAFERTVSQYQEEAEQTSSALRRAERSVVEKEVQVDELQRLLAGMEKEHRSLLLKMKEGEAELARLRSVEGDKLAEQDRSAQLEKEVAMLREKIHHLDDMLKSQQRKVRQMIEQLQNSKTVIQAKDAVIQELKERVAYLEAENLEMHDRIEHLIEKQVSRGGHSSRARSKSEYVSSKRLTGPKPLPLIRVVET
- the TUFT1 gene encoding tuftelin isoform X2; its protein translation is MNGLQGWCAVLDVRPHGESPESVKVLRLTLPNDLPGDRREQAKQKPVGKAFAMVANRSSNGHSLASECIKSNDGDEEIIKVYLKARAEGGGNHEEHVNQLKSEVRYIQEARSSLKKLREDLSSKLENRQGDKQHAQVVLEKQNGSWLHPERLRADSWEDQEEEEECAGEDVEKIRQTAKRLFTRLQEAEKRHQLEKKAFERTVSQYQEEAEQTSSALRRAERSVVEKEVQVDELQRLLAGMEKEHRSLLLKMKEGEAELARLRSVEGDKLAEQDRSAQLEKEVAMLREKIHHLDDMLKSQQRKVRQMIEQLQNSKTVIQAKDAVIQELKERVAYLEAENLEMHDRIEHLIEKQVSRGGHSSRARSKSEYVSSKRLTGPKPLPLIRVVET
- the TUFT1 gene encoding tuftelin isoform X3, yielding MNGLQGWCAVLDVRPHGESPESVKVLRLTLPNDLPGDRREQAKQKPVGKAFAMVANRSSNGHSLASECIKSNDGDEEIIKVYLKARAEGGGNHEEHVNQLKSEVRYIQEVVLEKQNGSWLHPERLRADSWEDQEEEEEECAGEDVEKIRQTAKRLFTRLQEAEKRHQLEKKAFERTVSQYQEEAEQTSSALRRAERSVVEKEVQVDELQRLLAGMEKEHRSLLLKMKEGEAELARLRSVEGDKLAEQDRSAQLEKEVAMLREKIHHLDDMLKSQQRKVRQMIEQLQNSKTVIQAKDAVIQELKERVAYLEAENLEMHDRIEHLIEKQVSRGGHSSRARSKSEYVSSKRLTGPKPLPLIRVVET
- the TUFT1 gene encoding tuftelin isoform X5 produces the protein MVANRSSNGHSLASECIKSNDGDEEIIKVYLKARAEGGGNHEEHVNQLKSEVRYIQEARSSLKKLREDLSSKLENRQGDKQHAQVVLEKQNGSWLHPERLRADSWEDQEEEEEECAGEDVEKIRQTAKRLFTRLQEAEKRHQLEKKAFERTVSQYQEEAEQTSSALRRAERSVVEKEVQVDELQRLLAGMEKEHRSLLLKMKEGEAELARLRSVEGDKLAEQDRSAQLEKEVAMLREKIHHLDDMLKSQQRKVRQMIEQLQNSKTVIQAKDAVIQELKERVAYLEAENLEMHDRIEHLIEKQVSRGGHSSRARSKSEYVSSKRLTGPKPLPLIRVVET